The DNA segment ATTTTGCTTTCAAGGGTATTTTCTCCGCGCGGGGGGTAGATTATTCAGAGAAAGCGGTTGAGGCCCCGCTGCGATGCATACAATGGTCCAATAAAGTGCACATTAACTGCCTTAGCAGCATAACAATCCATATTGCCCTTAATCAATGGTAAAGAAACATTATTTTCTATGGACGCTATGAACGAATACCTTAATATTATGTAGCAAAGGCAGAATAATGTGAGGTTATTTCACATAAATAATTAGTAAGTATTTGAGTTGCATATATTTTTTCATGCATATGTATCACCCGCTCAAAATTACAGCCACTTAGACTCCACATTGTCGGCCACTTCCACATTGGCGGTATGATAACATGTCCAAAGTACGCTCGTACCTTTGGTAACAAAATTGGGTACTCAAGTTATTTAAAGGGCGCAATCGAGAAAGGAGTAGCTACACTCTAACATACCTAACATaacatgtattttaaattaaattttataaaaatatttatgccGAGTCCAGTAGGGACAGTTGCTATGGTCAAAATCGGCTAGGACATTATCATCAATCATCAAGCATTTACTTTAATTATGAATTTTATTGAACGTAAAATAAAACCAAGTACCTGCTGTGTATTATAAtcaaacaatattaaaattttaaatgaattaacagtttcaattttacaaagccGAGCAGAGACTCGGTTGTTATTTCTCATGCCATTATCTTTATCAGTCATTTGTTAACGCCAACTGCTCATTTAATGGCCTCGCCTGACCCTCGGAGTCCTTTGTTCCGCGCTGAGATAACAGTGTTCCACGGGAGTGTTCCATGTGTTTGAGGGACAGGAGTCAAACAGTTGAACAAATAAATTGTTCAGTCACTCGAAACATGGGACAAGGGGAATAATGTCTCCGTACAGTTTGGACGTTTTAAGTATCCTTAATACACTTTTTATGCCTTATGTTATGTATGACGTATTCATCAGAAAATATGAATCTctaaaattcattttttgtgAATGGTATCATTTTAATGCTGTTTTATCTGAAAGTTTAATAATtaaccatttttatttatttattttactttatttcttaTTTGGCGATTAGGCACGAATcacaccaggggcccgtttctcaaaagcttgtaacttgtaatacaagtggaagtcccctTCTAACCAAAGCGGTCAAAAAGTGATATCCGCTTGTATTgtaacaagttacaagcttttgagaaacgggccccaggtattTAAAGGCTACAAAACGGTAACTCTTAAAGATATACATCTCTTATCATCGTGCACTATTTATATATCATGCACGAACGACAATATGGTATCATAGTGAAACAATAAACCTCAAGTTAGAAACTGTATCAAATGGAAGTCgtgttaacgcattcactgccagggggcgtgacctaggaacaaacttgtatgacggtggacgcacatgtgtgtcgggggcagtgaatgtgttaaatgacCGACTAGTTCCATAGTCATGACCGTTTCATTTGTAGCCCGTACAGCGACAAGCAGATGTGGGCGCTGGCGGGTGGCTACGGATATTACGGAGAGCCCCCCAAGCGCAATTTCGACGAGATCGACCGGTAAGTAGCCATTATCTGAGCTAGAATTATAGCATGTTGGCTAGCATTTTTCTATTCGTTAATATTTGAGGGCAAACTTGTTGATCACATCTGTCATGTATTTAAGTAACCTCTTCATTTTCGGAATAacaatttttaatagtaaaataactatttggcattgttattaggtatacataattatatttctccTTCAAATGAGAATTAAAATGTTACATCCTACGTGTTTACTAAAGGTAAATCGAGTTTAAATCGGGTGAAAGTTTGTCAAACAAGGATCTAAATAATTGAACTAAAACGTGACGGGTAAATTAATTAAGGTAGTGGTAAATGTTATTATCGTAAATATGGTGAAGTTTTATTAGGTTTTGACACATTTGCatattacctatttatagaGCACGCATCGCACTATTTCACGTGAGGCGTTTATTACggtttatgtttatattttggCTTGTTTGGAACATCATTGAAACCAAATTATCGAAGCCCATTAGGTATATGTCACTTACAATAATCAACACATTTCAATAAAGGTGACAAATATACTTCTCAATCACTAGAACCATTCATATTTCTGTGACTAGAACCCCCCCCTTACAAATAAAAGACACTTAAGCACCTCGTAAAATGTTCCCCGCAATGTCTTAAAAGCCTGAGAAATAATGTAATTATACATTAGAACAATGCTAATGAATTCAAAGAACCAGTATATTTCGCGAACAAAAAAATTGCTTGGATGTCATCAGTAGAAGTAATAGAACACACTTTTTAATTAACTGAAGTGATGCGTCACACTATCTCATTAATTAAGTCGGCTAATGCAGATTTCCATAACGCTAGTTGAAAAGGCTGAAAGAGTATCTTCACTTGTTGCGTCGGAACCGGCGGCTTGAAATCATAAAACTTTTTCGATTGTACGTACCGTTCGAAATTCTCGCACGGCATTTATTGGCAAACGAAATATAAGGATGAGGATAAAACAAATATGTAGGCCCTTTGTttgatatatacacataattattgaaagtcataattatgactaatgaaacCTTCTAAAACCGTTAACTTTCAGGATTTCCGTAAGGTTaccctatagataggttaggtttgttttatgacaatcctgaaaagttacgcgtttctgagaaaaaccaaatggtgactaacgaaaatgcggacaaacaatacattatgacttaaaactttatgggaaacaatagagacccgtatgatagatagatatatactAAACTAAAGTATGGACATAAATATCACAACGCCGATTTTGCTATCAAAGTGCCTAATTTGTACCTGCCACTTTTACCTTATTATCTCACGTTTCATAAGGCGAGCCTTAACAAGATGTTCGGTTAATAAATACATAGGATACTATGATTATTACAATCACGGGCCTTGCAGGCGCGCATTCATGTTCAGAGTTTAAgcattcatttgttttattttagtatggcCTTGTTTTAAAATTGTCATTATTAAGTTTGTAATGACACTGCCACACTTTCTATCAAAGcctgtgcaaagttagcttaggcgGACTCTACATATATTTTATCTAGGAGTTGCGTATCTGTAACATGTCCGTACCTTTCCTATTAACACCTTCAGTGCCAGCgagagctacgcgctacgagcgtagctgataacacgggaaaaaccgtatgtaccgaaaagcgcctacgaataTAGAACCAGCCTAGCGGGTGGCTGGTAGTGAATGAGctaatttaacatttatttactATATTATCTTCTGCTTTCTAGAATATTAATCGTCTTTTCCCGGCAGATCCGAGCTGGGTTTCATGAGGAAGCGCAACTTCGACGAGATCGACCAAACGTCGATGCCCTTCCCCTACGCCAAGCGGTTCTACCACATGTTCGGCCCCAACTACCTCGACACCCCTGTGTAAGTTACTACCACTTAATATAGCATTTCATCATCAtatcaaacaaaaatatcaaaccaTATAAAAACCTACTCGTACTCAGTATGTATGGAATAAAGATGGATTAATACCTCCAGCATTTCCACAACGATGCTCTCAACCAACAGTTTCCTCTGATCTCAAGTAAATCGTCAGTTAACTTTATTAAGAGGCTTCCTTAACTGCGTTTTTCGGCACTTCCTTTCGGCCCAAAGTACTCGAGAGGTCATTAATCCCATGTAACCCCTTTTACTAAACTAGCTTCGTCGTCAACCTTAAGTATGACTGAAGTATGTAAGCTACGCACCTACGGCGTAGATTTGTAGCGCGATGAATGAGTCATTTGAGTTATGCTACGCCTTAGGCCCGCGGGGCTCATACATATTATATGGATATGATTTGATTTATAGaattaaatttattcacatTCGAATTGCCTGTTCGTACCTTCTTTGTATTACAAAATCCGCCGGATGATGAGTCCAGATGGACGCGGATAAAACATATATCACTCATGCATGCAAAAAGCGTATTCATTCATACTATAGTCACGAAGAGACGAGCGAATTCTTTATGGTGTTAACGCCACCATTACCCTGCATCTGTCTGATTTTTCTTGTTGGACGCACACATCGGACATACGAATGTTCACTAAAATCTATAAATGCTCGAGAGAACTTTAATCATATTTGGAATTTATTCCATTCTGGAGTAAGCTTAGAATAGGTACCACACACATGCTCCGCTTAAAAAAGCAATTTTGCGAATCAATCTGTTTTACACATTTTATAGAACATAGCTCATCTTATATAACCCCTGAAACTTAATTtttgcatttttagggttccgtacccaaagggtaaaaacgggaccctattactaagactccgctgtccgtccgtccgtccgtccgtccgtctgtcaccaggctgtatctcacgttgaaattttcacagatgatgtatttctgttgccgctataacatcagatactaaaaacagaataaaataaagatttaagtggggctcccatacaacaaacgtgatttttgaccgaagttaaacaacgtcgggcggggtcagtcttggatgggtgaccgtttttttgcttgttttgctctattttttgttgatggtgcggaaccctccgtgcgcgagtccgactcgcacttggccggttttttttttaattaacaggTCATAATTCGTATACGTGAACGTTACAAAAGTGTGCGCTGGTGTACTCACACTAGAGTGATATATATTTGAGTATAGGATCACCATTGTGGGTGATCGCGATTGATTTTATATGCTTTATCTATGTGATCTGTAggagtaaagtctatttttttattcggtagactaaaatgacatttcatagtatgaaatgacacatgatgttcatactatgaaatgtcattttagtttaCGGAATAAAAAAGTAGACTTtaggtaatatacaatttattgcCATGCAAGAACGAGCTAAAGGCTTAGGCAAATCGGTATAAGTTTGGACCTCGAGGTCCCGTTAGATTCGCTCTAGGGAATACTCCCGGGATTGAATGGGAATTTCCGGTTTCGGGACTGAGTTTGTTTAAAAAACTAGTACTGGGACCACAACCTAATTGGCTTTTAAAAAACTCAACTCACTCACGCACAGTCAATGGAAACACCCGTTTCTAGAACATCCGCTATTTTGTCAGTTAAGTGACTTGAAACCTTATTATTTTCTAGCTTTTAGTAACACTAATAAACCTTAATAGAACACAGGTGCCCCTTTTAGTTGGAACTAGCGCATCATTTGCTTCAGTGAACCCAAAATGGCAATTGAAAATGTCCCAACTTGAATTTGAAATTTCGTTCTTtactcatattattttactcGTGCGAGTCAGAGAGACTGCTAAATGAATCAAAGTACaatgtttaattatgtttttccgCTTTAATATTCGTTtatgaataatttatatttaatgtttacCTAATTGTACTAATTgcaatttatttacttatttatttagtacctaatcGTAAGAATATGCAGAAATGTTCCTTATGCCAACTgcttatcaaaataaataatagaacaATATAAAAGTTAAGTataatacttatttgttttgttgtattttGAGGTCAATATCGCTCACTGAAATTGTCATGTCAAACAAGTTTACAAATAtcacttatttattaatatacaaCTGTATTTCCTAGTCAGTCCAACCTTGCTAGTCAATTTAACCTACTTACAATAGTACACCTCTATGAAACATATAATAAACATACACATTTCTACATATGTAcgtaaatattaatatgtcaatatgtaaatatttattgacAATACAATTTGGTGCTATCAAGCTAGTTTATAGTGGAATATTTCAGTAGCTACTAGTAAACTGAACTTATATTTAAACAGTTCCGAAACTTTGAGGGCGTGAAGTACAATCGAAATGATCGCGTGCTTCTAATTTACAAATTCTTTTAACAAAACTACCAGTACTTTGATCAAACTATTTGGCTGCGCGCTAGTAAAGTAAATGTTTGATTCAACTATTACTCACTCAGTCACTTTTTGTTTAACTTGGTTTCAATTTCGTTTTCTGTCCGGTAGGTCCATCGTTTACTAACCGCTCAACGTTCCTCTAACGTTGGTAAACAAAACTGCGGATGTTAGatcgttttacaaaaaaaaaaaacttgtatgaACTTCTTTGACTTcactgtacctatacctacctactaattatTGTTGAGTTTTTTTACTAACCTGcttattattgatttatttcataCTCATTAACTAAATATCTCGGCAGGAATATTAAAGTAAGGTATTCTTCAGTTCCTATTAGTATTCTGAAGAATAATTATTCCATAGAATATTGTTTACAAATTATCCTCGacattgcattttttttttaccttctgGTCAATGAGAACATGAAGAGGTGCTAATTTccgttttgtattgtatttccgTATACAAAGTTGTATACAATACACAACTTACACACTTATACTTTGAATCTCTGCACTTGTTAAATCTCTGCATTGTTTAGAATAACCCACGACATTATAAATTTTCATCCTCTAGTATTGACTTTTCCATTGGGAAACTTGAAGCTCTGCTAATGTTTGTATTATATTCCAGGTCGATCTACGACAAGAAGAGGAACCGACCGGACTACCCCATGGACGAGATCGACCTCTCCCACTTCCCCATCGGCTCCAAGCGTTCCATGGACTCCTTCCCCCTCTCCCCCCGCGCCCGGCGCTAAACTAACGAACACATTGGCCCTTATTCTGTGATGTGCATTTATTTTTACCCTACATCAAACGGGAATTATAATTATACCTCGTGTGTGACATACACTTGCTGaagtttttaaacaatttaacaTCTCTCGGCCCAATTCTTACAAGATGTCGCAGCGATACAATACCGATCTGTTAGTGTCAaaggtgacatttcttcaaccaaaaatgacacttttgacactgacagatcggtatcgtaccgctgggacatcttataagcattgttcgaattgggccgtataTTACATACTATTCCCGTACATGTACTAACTTTTTTGGACTGAGCTGAGATTTTGATATCCTTTTATTAATGTTACGTCCATCCATAGAATCCATAAGTACTgtttcatttttatcatttagtgTCCCTTGTAGGGTGACTACATCGTTGCAAGATGTGAATCTAGCAACGATACTAAACTTGCATAGTGTACCAATTTCTTTGTGAACTCATTTAAATAGAACTAagataaatgtaataaaaaatcaaGTGTTTAAATGGACGTTagttacaaaaatattaaattatgataaataaataactttaacTATTGTTAAGGAGAGGGAGGTTTCAATTCTCTAGTCTAGATGTTATATCGATATTATGCAAAGATTATTATGAATACCAAAAAAGATGTACCTGTAAATTATTTTTCTCATGTTTACGTAAGATGCATGGCATGTAAtactttcaatttatttatttttattataaatatattgattGAAAAGtcttttatgttttaatttcaataatCCTTCTAATCCAAAATTTAGAAATTAAGTGAATTTGAAAGAGCAGTAACATTGCGACAGATACGAGGTGAAATTTTTATCCCTAGCCATATTCTCGCCAGAAATCACGAAAAAAATATCTGCTGTTCTATAGAAAACATTGACTCTGCTGATTCACCGAAATACAGTATGAAACGGCCACCTAATGCGGTCGCCGAATGCAAATTATGAGGTCGCCAGACAACCAGTATTGTTTGCACGCGGTGACAGAACTGTATAGGATCATTGTCCCATCAGTATAACAGTAGCTTTTAACAAAACGCTGAATTCCAGAAGTCCGCTAAAcatagatatatttttatatggggacaaatacctccacgcgttcccaAGATAAAGGGTCTTGGACCGACGGtcagacaaacggacagacggacggagaacaaagtattattatatacatatagcatgctagtattattatatacatatagcaGAATAAGCAACAAATTGTGAAAATTACACCTGTGGACACAAAATACTTATGTAATTATTCTATGCAAATAaagatattctattctattctattctattctattctaagtgatcctataaggtcgGGAACCTTAaattccttttgaggtacggaaccctaaaaaagaaaattgtttattaattttaaatccaTTGTTTTAAAGCACGGGGCACACGCCCATTGTAAGATGATGAGATGaaatctaatatttattatctttcaCCGTCCGTCTTTCTACATCTTATTTTAAACATTAGTGCGATGGAAGcgtaaaaagtgacatttgggCGCTTAATGAGTCGCCGTGGGCCTCGCTGGCCAATTTAACAACATAACTAGGGCCCTTCCGAAGCATAAACATCACTTTTTCTAGAAACAATTTTCCTTTTATATTATGATTTTATAAAGACATCTTTTCATCACTTTGAACGAACTTGAACCTCACGATTTAATTACTTCACGTTTTGTTTATACCTAGTAAGTGCCTACGTAATAATTAACAAGTGACGTTAAGATACCTGTGACGTCAGAACAGAAAATATAAATCTAAACAGATATCCCAAAACAACTATAAAAAAACATGGATGATCCAAATTTTCATATAAAAAGTGCCTGAGGAAGAAAGAGGTGCGTTATTTTCAGGTTTACCATATCGTAAAGAAAATTTGTACGCATCGTCAGAAAgaaaagttatttataaaacaaaatggtTCATATATCTACTCACTAAAATTTTAGAGATTATAGGAACCTAGAGCATGACCTAGGTATTTTCAATTCTCGTCTTAGTCAGAAATAAAGCTTGAAATTTCAGGATTTGGTGTTTAAAGGAAAATAAACAGAGAAATAGGAATCACAATTCACAGTAGTTGGTCACGTTCCCTGGTTTGGTCACGTTTCCAGATTCcttttatgaaatattatacCTTTGATGTTTTAACTCTTTGAGCatacagtacctacattttatttaactcatttaaatattactgttagcattattttaaaatttaaatatctaaaggaccatacttaaataatattttttattcataatctTTACATAATGCGAAACTGCTGCATACTTTGTTTGAATAGTAACAAAATTTGGTTTTAATGAATTAAACAAGATTAATACGAGTCCATTTATTCCACACATGATATAATGGATGCAATAAACCTAATTATAAGACTATGAAAGAtggtttaacaaataaataaatacgtaagtTACAATATCGTCGACCGGTCTGGCTTAGTCAGTGGTGATGTAGGTGCACTACCTGCTtatgggttcaaatcccgacatttatttgtgtgatgagcacagatatttgctcctgaatcatgggtgttttctatgtattt comes from the Cydia amplana chromosome 12, ilCydAmpl1.1, whole genome shotgun sequence genome and includes:
- the LOC134652886 gene encoding orcokinin peptides-like isoform X2, encoding MTMMRVAGGALAVTLAALLVCCNADAHQEQDVSAAEHNSDRYDSGHKAPSEESSLVRQVRETHHSGLLPYLARRYDSNPYSDKQMWALAGGYGYYGEPPKRNFDEIDRSELGFMRKRNFDEIDQTSMPFPYAKRFYHMFGPNYLDTPVSIYDKKRNRPDYPMDEIDLSHFPIGSKRSMDSFPLSPRARR